The following are encoded together in the Lagopus muta isolate bLagMut1 chromosome 7, bLagMut1 primary, whole genome shotgun sequence genome:
- the VOPP1 gene encoding vesicular, overexpressed in cancer, prosurvival protein 1 isoform X5 yields MRTAVVRDAVFLLMMGVLFCCGAGFFIRRRMYPPPLVEEPTFNVSYTRQPVNTASGSQQPGVPYYTDPGGPVMNPMAMAFHVQPNSPQGNPVYPPPPSYCNTPPPPYEQVVKSST; encoded by the exons GTTCCTTTTGATGATGGgagttttgttctgttgtggAGCTGGTTTCTTTATCCGAAGACGGATGTACCCTCCTCCACTTGTAGAAGAACCTACTTTTAATGTGTCTTACACCAGACAACCAGTCAACACTGCATCAG GGTCACAGCAACCTGGAGTGCCATATTACACAGACCCAGGCGGACCTGTGATGAATCCCATGGCGATGGCTTTCCATGTCCAGCCCAATTCCCCCCAAGGAAACCCGGTTTACCCTCCTCCACCTTCCTACTGCAACACACCACCTCCTCCGTATGAGCAGGTGGTGAAATCCTCCACATGA
- the LANCL2 gene encoding lanC-like protein 2 isoform X3 — protein sequence MEEGLKTADPHDCSAYTGWTGIALLYLQLYRVTKNQSHLQRSLDYVKRILRNLNGRRVTFLCGDAGPLAVGAVVYHMLKNESESKECVARLLQLQRTVISMDAELPDELLYGRAGYLYALLYLNTEIASDTVPQSIIKEVIDAIIESGKNFSKEERKTERCPLLYQWHRKQYVGAAHGVAGIYYMLMQPIANVDQETLTELVKPSIDYVRHKKFRSGNYPSSLSNETDRLVHWCHGAPGVIHMLMQAYKTFKEDKYLKDAMECSDVIWQRGLLRKGYGICHGTAGNGYSFLSLYNLTQDKKYLYRACKFAEWCLEYGAHGCRIPDRPYSLFEGMAGAIHFLSDISVPETSRFPAFELGPQRREDKMEQDS from the exons ATGGAGGAAGGGCTGAAGACAGCAGATCCTCACGACTGCTCTGCCTATACCGGCTGGACTG GCATTGCCCTCTTGTATCTCCAACTGTACCGTGTCACAAAGAACCAAAGCCATTTGCAGCGATCTCTCGATTATGTGAAGAGAATCCTTCGCAATCTGAATGGCAGACGAGTTACTTTTCTCTGTGGTGATGCTGGGCCGCTGGCAGTGGGTGCAGTAGTTTATCAcatgctgaaaaatgaaagtgaatcTAAGGAATGTGTTGCTAG GCTGTTGCAGCTGCAAAGGACAGTCATAAGCATGGATGCTGAACTTCCAGATGAGCTGCTTTATGGCAGAGCTGGTTACCTGTATGCCTTGCTCTACCTGAATACAGAAATTGCTTCAGACACTGTTCCACAGTCCATTATCAAAGAG gTAATAGATGCCATTATTGAATCAGGGAAAAACTTCTCGAAGGAGGAACGTAAAACAGAGCGTTGTCCTCTGTTATATCAGTGGCACAGGAAGCAGTACGTTGGAGCGGCCCACGGCGTGGCTGGGATCTATTACATGCTAATGCAG CCAATTGCAAATGTGGATCAGGAGACCCTGACAGAGTTGGTGAAGCCAAGCATTGACTATGTGCGCCATAAAAAATTCAGATCTGGGAATTACCCATCGTCGCTGAGCAATGAGACTGACAGATTGGTTCACTGGTGCCATGGTGCCCCTGGAGTCATCCACATGCTCATGCAAGCTTATAAG ACTTTTAAAGAGGACAAGTACTTGAAAGATGCTATGGAGTGTAGTGATGTCATCTGGCAAAGAGGTTTATTGAGAAAAGGCTACGGGATCTGCCATGGTACTGCTGGCAATGGCTACTCCTTCTTGTCTCTCTATAACCTAACTCAGGACAAAAAGTACCTCTACCGAGCTTGCAAG TTTGCTGAATGGTGTTTGGAATATGGTGCACATGGATGCCGTATTCCTGACCGTCcttattctctttttgaag GTATGGCTGGAGCTATTCACTTCCTCTCAGATATTTCAGTACCAGAAACTTCCCGGTTTCCAGCGTTTGAACTTGGACCTCAGAGGAGGGAAGACAAAATGGAACAGGACAGCTAA
- the LANCL2 gene encoding lanC-like protein 2 isoform X2, translating into MREVSAQFTKRIQTKIKDLLQQMEEGLKTADPHDCSAYTGWTGIALLYLQLYRVTKNQSHLQRSLDYVKRILRNLNGRRVTFLCGDAGPLAVGAVVYHMLKNESESKECVARLLQLQRTVISMDAELPDELLYGRAGYLYALLYLNTEIASDTVPQSIIKEVIDAIIESGKNFSKEERKTERCPLLYQWHRKQYVGAAHGVAGIYYMLMQPIANVDQETLTELVKPSIDYVRHKKFRSGNYPSSLSNETDRLVHWCHGAPGVIHMLMQAYKTFKEDKYLKDAMECSDVIWQRGLLRKGYGICHGTAGNGYSFLSLYNLTQDKKYLYRACKFAEWCLEYGAHGCRIPDRPYSLFEGMAGAIHFLSDISVPETSRFPAFELGPQRREDKMEQDS; encoded by the exons GTCAGTGCTCAGTTCACAAAACGGATCCAGACAAAAATCAAGGACCTTCTGCAGCAAATGGAGGAAGGGCTGAAGACAGCAGATCCTCACGACTGCTCTGCCTATACCGGCTGGACTG GCATTGCCCTCTTGTATCTCCAACTGTACCGTGTCACAAAGAACCAAAGCCATTTGCAGCGATCTCTCGATTATGTGAAGAGAATCCTTCGCAATCTGAATGGCAGACGAGTTACTTTTCTCTGTGGTGATGCTGGGCCGCTGGCAGTGGGTGCAGTAGTTTATCAcatgctgaaaaatgaaagtgaatcTAAGGAATGTGTTGCTAG GCTGTTGCAGCTGCAAAGGACAGTCATAAGCATGGATGCTGAACTTCCAGATGAGCTGCTTTATGGCAGAGCTGGTTACCTGTATGCCTTGCTCTACCTGAATACAGAAATTGCTTCAGACACTGTTCCACAGTCCATTATCAAAGAG gTAATAGATGCCATTATTGAATCAGGGAAAAACTTCTCGAAGGAGGAACGTAAAACAGAGCGTTGTCCTCTGTTATATCAGTGGCACAGGAAGCAGTACGTTGGAGCGGCCCACGGCGTGGCTGGGATCTATTACATGCTAATGCAG CCAATTGCAAATGTGGATCAGGAGACCCTGACAGAGTTGGTGAAGCCAAGCATTGACTATGTGCGCCATAAAAAATTCAGATCTGGGAATTACCCATCGTCGCTGAGCAATGAGACTGACAGATTGGTTCACTGGTGCCATGGTGCCCCTGGAGTCATCCACATGCTCATGCAAGCTTATAAG ACTTTTAAAGAGGACAAGTACTTGAAAGATGCTATGGAGTGTAGTGATGTCATCTGGCAAAGAGGTTTATTGAGAAAAGGCTACGGGATCTGCCATGGTACTGCTGGCAATGGCTACTCCTTCTTGTCTCTCTATAACCTAACTCAGGACAAAAAGTACCTCTACCGAGCTTGCAAG TTTGCTGAATGGTGTTTGGAATATGGTGCACATGGATGCCGTATTCCTGACCGTCcttattctctttttgaag GTATGGCTGGAGCTATTCACTTCCTCTCAGATATTTCAGTACCAGAAACTTCCCGGTTTCCAGCGTTTGAACTTGGACCTCAGAGGAGGGAAGACAAAATGGAACAGGACAGCTAA